A genomic stretch from Deinococcus radiotolerans includes:
- a CDS encoding carbohydrate ABC transporter permease: protein MTTKGRRVSRREQHRIGGTGASVTVRNTLIAYAFMLPFLILLVLYHTWPVIFGSYLAFTKYNIISPPQWVGLANFRELFADEQFWSGLRNSLKYVLVVPVIQVISILVALLVNRPLRGIGFFRTAYYVPVVTSFAVVGLIWSWLYKQGGAVNSVLMGLGLMRGDHSLLDNPATALFAVMFVTLWKGIGYYMVLYLAGLQGISRELEEAATIDGATRSQVFWNITLPGLRPTILVCSLLSTISAIKVFEELYVMTPNGYPAGSTYSALMYSFSKAFGGDFNFGLAAAASMVVAVVSILFGLINFSLTKGGRSDA from the coding sequence ATGACCACAAAGGGGCGGCGCGTGTCTCGCCGCGAACAACACCGCATCGGCGGCACCGGCGCGTCTGTCACGGTGCGCAATACCCTGATCGCCTACGCTTTCATGCTGCCGTTCCTGATCCTGCTCGTCCTGTACCACACCTGGCCCGTGATCTTCGGGTCGTACCTGGCGTTCACGAAGTACAACATCATCAGCCCGCCGCAGTGGGTCGGGCTGGCCAACTTCCGCGAACTGTTCGCCGACGAACAGTTCTGGTCCGGGCTGCGCAACAGCCTCAAGTACGTACTGGTCGTACCGGTCATTCAGGTCATCTCGATCCTGGTGGCGCTGCTCGTGAACCGACCGCTGCGCGGCATCGGCTTCTTCCGCACCGCGTACTACGTGCCGGTCGTGACCAGCTTCGCGGTGGTCGGCCTGATCTGGTCGTGGCTGTACAAGCAGGGCGGCGCCGTGAACAGCGTCCTGATGGGCCTGGGCCTGATGCGCGGCGACCACAGCCTGCTCGACAACCCCGCCACGGCGCTGTTCGCGGTGATGTTCGTGACCCTCTGGAAGGGCATCGGGTACTACATGGTGCTGTACCTCGCGGGCCTCCAGGGCATCAGCCGTGAACTGGAGGAAGCCGCCACCATCGACGGCGCGACCCGCTCTCAGGTGTTCTGGAACATCACCCTGCCGGGCCTGCGCCCCACCATCCTGGTGTGCAGCCTGCTGTCCACCATCAGCGCCATCAAGGTGTTCGAGGAACTGTACGTCATGACGCCCAACGGCTACCCGGCGGGCAGCACGTACTCCGCACTGATGTACTCGTTCTCCAAGGCGTTCGGAGGGGACTTCAACTTCGGACTGGCCGCCGCCGCCAGCATGGTCGTCGCGGTGGTCAGCATCCTGTTCGGCCTGATCAACTTCAGTCTGACCAAGGGGGGCCGCAGCGATGCCTGA
- a CDS encoding carbohydrate ABC transporter permease, translating to MPDTTLPQTALVSDPHARLAAQLKEQRLRRERLRNGAAYAVLILIALIMLYPFYWTLVTSLEPTGNIYEAKILPTALSMRNYLEVFSGTTVPFWRLILNSVIICVLGVTFTTVLATLAAYPLARMRFPGRDLIFYSILILMVLPNESGLIVNYITTIKLGLLQQTNPLADAARQYLAVVLPGAASIVGLFLLRQAYLGIPQELIEAARIDGAPELTIWRRIMLPLATPTIAAFAILEFVAYWNSFLWARVMLPDKNMLPLSAGLLELSGTFSTNSRAVMAGAVITIIPILIVFLMGQKYFMKGLEGAVKG from the coding sequence ATGCCTGACACCACCCTGCCCCAGACCGCCCTGGTCAGCGACCCGCACGCGCGGCTGGCTGCGCAGCTCAAGGAGCAGCGCCTGCGCCGCGAACGCCTGCGCAACGGCGCCGCGTACGCCGTGCTGATCCTCATCGCGCTGATCATGCTCTACCCGTTCTACTGGACTCTCGTGACGTCCCTGGAACCCACCGGGAACATCTACGAGGCCAAGATCCTCCCCACCGCCCTGAGCATGCGCAACTATCTGGAAGTGTTCAGCGGCACCACCGTCCCCTTCTGGCGGCTGATCCTGAACTCCGTGATCATCTGCGTTCTGGGCGTGACGTTCACCACGGTGCTGGCTACACTCGCCGCGTACCCGCTGGCCCGCATGCGCTTCCCCGGCCGTGACCTGATCTTCTACTCCATCCTGATCCTGATGGTCCTCCCGAACGAATCGGGCCTGATCGTCAACTACATCACGACCATCAAGCTGGGACTGCTGCAACAGACCAACCCCCTGGCGGACGCCGCGCGGCAGTACCTCGCGGTCGTGCTGCCCGGCGCCGCCAGCATCGTCGGCCTGTTCCTGCTGCGCCAGGCGTACCTGGGCATCCCGCAGGAACTCATCGAGGCGGCCCGCATTGACGGCGCGCCCGAGCTGACCATCTGGCGCCGGATCATGCTGCCGCTGGCCACCCCCACCATCGCGGCGTTCGCCATCCTGGAATTCGTGGCGTACTGGAACTCGTTCCTGTGGGCGCGCGTCATGCTGCCCGACAAGAACATGCTCCCGCTCTCGGCGGGCCTGCTGGAACTGTCCGGTACGTTCAGCACGAACTCCCGCGCCGTCATGGCGGGCGCCGTCATCACGATCATCCCCATCCTGATCGTGTTCCTGATGGGCCAGAAGTACTTCATGAAAGGCCTGGAAGGCGCGGTCAAGGGCTGA
- the msrA gene encoding peptide-methionine (S)-S-oxide reductase MsrA, whose product MTSSSEGMQQAILAGGCFWCTEAVLKDVRGVQKIESGYIGGHTPNPDYRSVCSGATGHAEAVRVTFDPAQVSYKDLLGLFFATHDPTSLNRQGADVGTQYRSAVFPLTPEQEAQTREVIADLTVQDVFGKPIVTTVEPASEFFVAEDYHQNYYENNPRQPYCMAVIAPKVSKMRQYYSDRLRA is encoded by the coding sequence ATGACTTCCAGCAGCGAGGGGATGCAGCAGGCCATTCTGGCCGGAGGCTGCTTCTGGTGCACGGAGGCCGTCCTGAAGGACGTGCGCGGCGTGCAGAAGATCGAGAGCGGGTACATCGGCGGGCACACGCCCAACCCCGATTACCGCAGCGTGTGCAGCGGCGCGACCGGGCACGCCGAGGCGGTCCGCGTGACCTTCGACCCCGCGCAGGTGTCCTACAAGGACCTGCTGGGGCTGTTCTTCGCCACGCACGACCCCACCAGCCTGAACCGTCAGGGCGCGGACGTGGGCACCCAGTACCGCAGCGCCGTGTTCCCCCTGACGCCTGAGCAGGAGGCGCAGACGCGCGAGGTGATCGCCGACCTGACCGTTCAGGACGTGTTCGGCAAGCCCATCGTGACAACCGTAGAGCCCGCCAGTGAGTTCTTCGTGGCCGAGGACTACCACCAGAACTACTACGAGAACAACCCGCGTCAGCCGTATTGCATGGCCGTCATTGCGCCCAAGGTGTCGAAGATGCGTCAGTACTACAGCGACCGCCTGCGCGCGTAA
- a CDS encoding NUDIX domain-containing protein, translating into MFRRRKDFYVNARAVIERDGEHGREVLLQVRAKPGQPRTLELPGGQLDPFESIPVALRREVLEETGLTVTDFLDDPHATASSAPGGDVECLTPAFVYQTTRGPVDSVGFFFRVQASGEPRILGDHAEAPRWVPVRDMRTQMQTRPDDFNWLTLAALRHLFTHAWADA; encoded by the coding sequence ATGTTCCGCCGGAGGAAGGACTTCTACGTGAATGCCCGCGCGGTTATCGAACGGGACGGCGAGCACGGGCGCGAGGTGCTTCTGCAGGTGCGCGCCAAGCCCGGCCAGCCGCGCACGCTGGAACTTCCCGGCGGGCAGCTCGACCCCTTCGAGTCCATCCCGGTCGCCCTGCGCCGCGAGGTGCTGGAGGAAACCGGCCTGACCGTCACCGACTTTCTGGACGACCCGCACGCCACCGCCTCCAGCGCGCCCGGCGGGGACGTGGAGTGCCTGACGCCCGCCTTCGTGTACCAGACGACGCGCGGCCCAGTGGACAGCGTCGGCTTTTTCTTCCGCGTGCAGGCCAGCGGCGAACCCCGGATCCTCGGCGACCACGCCGAGGCGCCCCGCTGGGTCCCGGTGCGCGACATGCGAACCCAGATGCAGACCCGGCCCGATGACTTCAACTGGCTGACCCTCGCCGCGTTGCGCCACCTGTTCACCCACGCCTGGGCGGACGCATGA
- the icd gene encoding NADP-dependent isocitrate dehydrogenase, with amino-acid sequence MDKHITVPAQGEKITMKDGKLHVPNHPVIPFVEGDGTGPDIWRASVRVLDAAVEIAYGGERKIEWMEVYAGEKSVNVYGEGEWLPQGTLDAFNEYLFGIKGPLTTPVGGGIRSINVALRQELDLYACVRPVQYFDGVPSPVKRPQDVDMVIFRENTEDIYAGIEYKAGTPEAAKVREFLVGEMGVNKIRFPDSSSFGVKPVSKEGTERLVRAAIQYAIDNGRKSVALVHKGNIMKFTEGGFRDWGYELAKREFGAVEIDGGPWCQLPNGTIIKDVIADNFLQQILLRPTDYDVIATLNLNGDYVSDALAAQVGGIGIAPGANINYVTGHAIFEATHGTAPKYAGKDVINPSSVILSGEMMLRYMGWTEAADLILKGLDDTIQQKVVTYDFARNMDGATEVKTSVFGDKIIENMKARKA; translated from the coding sequence ATGGATAAGCACATCACGGTGCCCGCGCAGGGCGAGAAGATCACGATGAAAGACGGCAAGCTGCACGTGCCGAACCACCCCGTCATTCCCTTCGTGGAAGGCGACGGCACCGGCCCCGACATCTGGCGCGCCAGTGTCCGCGTGCTGGACGCAGCGGTTGAGATCGCCTACGGCGGCGAGCGCAAGATCGAGTGGATGGAAGTCTACGCCGGTGAGAAGAGCGTGAACGTGTACGGCGAGGGCGAGTGGCTGCCCCAGGGCACGCTGGACGCCTTCAACGAGTACCTGTTCGGCATCAAGGGCCCCCTGACCACCCCGGTCGGCGGCGGCATCCGCTCGATCAACGTGGCGCTGCGCCAGGAACTCGACCTGTACGCCTGCGTGCGCCCCGTGCAGTACTTCGACGGCGTGCCCAGCCCCGTCAAGCGTCCGCAGGACGTGGACATGGTGATCTTCCGCGAGAACACCGAGGACATCTACGCCGGCATCGAGTACAAGGCCGGCACGCCCGAGGCTGCCAAGGTCCGCGAGTTCCTGGTGGGCGAGATGGGCGTGAACAAGATCCGCTTCCCCGACAGCAGCTCGTTCGGCGTGAAGCCCGTGTCGAAGGAAGGCACCGAGCGCCTCGTGCGGGCCGCAATCCAGTACGCGATCGACAACGGCCGCAAGAGCGTCGCGCTGGTGCACAAGGGCAACATCATGAAGTTCACGGAAGGCGGCTTCCGCGACTGGGGCTACGAGCTCGCCAAGCGTGAATTCGGCGCGGTGGAGATCGACGGCGGCCCCTGGTGCCAGCTGCCGAACGGGACCATCATCAAGGACGTCATCGCCGACAACTTCCTCCAGCAGATCCTGCTGCGCCCCACCGACTACGACGTGATCGCCACGCTGAACCTGAACGGCGACTACGTCAGCGACGCGCTGGCCGCGCAGGTCGGCGGGATCGGCATCGCCCCCGGCGCGAACATCAACTACGTGACCGGCCACGCGATCTTCGAGGCGACCCACGGCACCGCGCCCAAGTACGCGGGCAAGGACGTCATCAACCCCAGCTCCGTGATCCTCAGCGGCGAAATGATGCTGCGCTACATGGGCTGGACCGAAGCCGCCGACCTGATCCTCAAGGGCCTGGACGACACCATCCAGCAGAAGGTCGTGACCTACGACTTCGCCCGCAACATGGACGGCGCGACCGAAGTGAAGACCAGCGTTTTCGGGGACAAGATCATCGAGAACATGAAGGCCCGCAAGGCCTGA